TTTGCCCAAACTCGAGTTTTTTCAGACCTTGGATGTTTCAAGATCTGACCTTGCAAGAATTCTTTCTGGATCCCCAATCATCTTTGGAAGAAGCTTAGAGAATCACATCATACCTTCCTACAATTTCCTTAAGTCTGTGCTTCAATCAGATAAGAAGGTGCTTTCTGCCATGAAGCACACGTCATGGAATGTTTCGGCAGATTATACGACATTTGGTGTTCCAAATCTCGCTATTTTGAGGGAATTTGAAGTGCCCGAATCGAGTATTGGGTTTTTATTGGCGCATCACCCTGAGGCTATATTGAAAAAGCATGAGCAGTTTAAGGAAATTGTTAACATGGTTAAGGAGATGGGGTTCGAACCTTCTAAATTGTCATTTGTGCTAGCGGTGCATGCCTTTTCAGGGAAGGGTAACAACTCCATTTGGGATCGATGCTTTGAATCATATGGGAAGTGGGGTTGGTCAAAGGATGAGATTTTCTCGGCATTCAAGAAGCAACCACATTGTATGGTTCTGTCGGAGAAGAAGATTACAAGAGTAATGGACTTCCTTGTGAACAAGATGGGGTGGCATTCCAAAGACATTGCAAGATATCCTACAACTATGCTTTTTAGCTTGGAAAAGAGGATTGTCCCGAGGTGCTTGGTTATTCAAGTCTTAGTATCGAAGGGCTTGGTCAAGAAAGATTTAAGCTTGGGTTCAATAATATCGCGACGGGAGGAGTGTTTCTTGGAGAGGTTTGTGATTAGGTATGAGAAGGAAGTTCCTCAACTATTGAGTGTATATGAAAGAAAGGTGGATGTTCTGGAGTTATAAAATGAATAGCGATGGGGTAAAATTTCGAAGCAAAATTGCTTTTTCCCAACTCGTGGTTACTAATTTGCAGGGCTTCGTTGTTATTCTAACTTGGATTGATGTCTGTGCTATTCTAGGACTCTTGATTTTAACGGTTATGTTTGGAAGGAGATGACTATTAACAAGGTTAAAGTTTGAACTCGTAAATTGTGTACTTTTGCACCATGTTTTGGGCTTAGTCACCTTTGCCCTTAGTTTAAGGCTTGTGTTACTGTTTTAGAGTAAATAAGTTCTGGTTTGTCTTCTtaccaacaaaagaaaaagttccagtttttcttcttcaattgtTTAATCTAATTGGCATTTCGTCCTTCTAGAACAGATGAATTGAACTCGTGTCTTCAGTTTTGTTATCTTGAAAGGGTTTTAGGTCAGGGATGTGGTCGATATGGATTCAAAACTTCCATATAAGAAGCATGATCTGAAGTTTTTCCGATTCCTATCTGATTGACTATGCACTCCATGCTTGCTTGCTTTCGCTTTAATGGCACCTTATCACAGTTTTTgtcttgttgattttttttttattctaatacGAAATTTCATGTTAAAGCATTGTACATGTATACCCTGAAAATTTTGACCTAAAGATTTGTATACCATTTTTCGGAAGGGTAAAGAATCAATTTGGGATCAGTGCTGTGAAGCACATATGAAGTGCGGTTGGACAGGTTGATCTAAGGATGAGCATCCCATGGCATTCAAAAAGCAACCACATTGTATGATACCGCCGGACAAGAAGATTATGAGAGCAATGGACTTCTTTCCAACAAGAGGGGTGGGCACTCTAAAGATACTACAAGCAACCACATCGTTGGTACTCGGTTAGTACTTTAGTCAATTATCTATTTCTGATTGGGTCAGTTGAAACAATGTTTGCTTTCTTCTCTACCGACACCTTGATTTCAATATGGTTCGCTTTTCAGTTCAAAGAAATCTTCTCATTTGTGTTTCCCAAAAATTGAGGTAGTATCAAAAAATCCAGGGCTAGTCAAAACCCTCCTGATGAACTACGGGTTCCCACATCTCCGAACTTGTCAATGCGTACCCAAAGGTCCTTTTTTGTGATCCATGGAAAACCCTTTTGCCCAAACTCGAATTCTTTCATTCAATAGGCTTATTGCCCACGGACCTTCCAGGAATTATCTGTGCATCCCAAGTCTATTGTGCCGAAGCTTAGAAAAGCAGCTCATCCCTTGCTATAATTTCCTCACTAGTGTACTTTCATTTGATGAAAAGCGTAGTTTTAGGATTTTTAAGCAATATGCATGGAAAAGAAGATTCCCCCGCGAATAGTGGTGCTGAGAGGAGCAGGGGTGCCTCAGTCCATTATCTTGTGTATGCTGTATTGTTCCCCTACCACAGTGACTTATGAGTAATGAGAgtcaaaaatttaaagaaagtTCCAATAAGGCTATTGGAATGGGGTTCAATCCAGTTAAAACGACATTCGTTTACGCAGTCCAAGTGTGGGATTGTGTCAAATGTGTGACTCAACATTGGAGCTGGGATTGACGTTTTCCTGAGATTGGGTTTATCTAATGATATGATGGCGGCATTCAGATCACACCCGccgtgtgtgtatttttctgAGGGCAAAATTATGGAAACAATTGGAGGTTGTTTGGTAAAGGTTTTAAGGGAGGTTTCTTGGGTAAAAGTGGGGATAGATAGATATAGATAGTGATTTAAAAAGTGCACTTCGAAGCCAGGTGTGGGTATGGGGCTTCAACATGTTGAAGCGAGGCGCGGGTGGCAAAGTGCCGGTGAGGCGCATGAAGCGCGCGTTTAATGATCAACTCTAAGAAATATGTCTTTAATTAGAACTGTTCATTGTTTGAAGTCAATCTAACGCTGAATAAGATCGAAAGAGCTTTTAATGAGATCAAAGCACCCAATCATAGCTCTTATAAAATGCCCTAAATCCTATTACGTTTTCCACTGGCGCTTCTTCTACAAAACTACTACTCTGCATATTAGACCGCTAGTAGCCAACTATTACTTCATCACTCAATTCACGTTTCTAATTTCTAAAGCTAAACATTCAAATATTAGTTTTTGATGGATGTGTAGTATGTTCTTTTGTTATTGTTTCCTTGTTTCATATATGGTCACTTGATGTCATGTATGATTATTGACATTCTACCTTTTGAACTTCAAAGTATGGTACTTGGCTTATTATGTATGTTGCTTTCAATAATAGTTGTAATATTTGATGATATTGGGTCATTTTATCATTTGGTAAGGTACATTATACTCTAATTTTTATCAATGTGCGCTTCACTTCAGTAAGGCGCGCGTTTCACGCTTCGTCGCTTAAGGGCCCTTGTCACTTCGATGCCCTTCGGTCTTTGTAAAACACTGGACAGAGAtgagtaataagtgaagagaaaaCTAATTGAAAACCGTGCACAGAGAGGGGGCGGTTTGGGGAACCACATGTGAAGCAAGCCCCAGTTTTCTAGTGGAAAATATGGGTTGACATCTTGCAATTGTTGCACTTCTTGAAAGCTGTCCAGACAGAGAGGAGGTGGTTCAGGGAATTCCAAGTGAAACAAGCCCAGTTTTCTAGTGCAAAATACGTGTTGGCATCTTCCAATAGTTGCCAGATATCTGCCTATGCTCTTCTACAATCTGGACAATCCCAAGGTGCAGGTTGGTTAAAATACTGCTGGAAAATGGCCTGTTCACGAAAGATTTGAGCTCAGGTAGTATTTTACTATGCAGTGAAAATTGTTTCTTGGATAAGTTTGTGAAGAAATATCAGTATGATGTTGCTGGTCTGACTGACATTTACTTGGGACAACATATATTCTGGAACCGATATTGGGATCTAAGACATGAAAAGAACCCAAAACTGTTCGCATGGTAGTTTAAcacatcagttttttttttttttttggggtaatgctTGGTGTCCCCGGTTCAGGGTTTTCAATTCTCTTTTGCCTGCAATTACATCTTCTTACGTAAGCATGTGAAACAGCTCTCAGGAAGGGACTATACGTGTTAGCCTAAGGTACGCACAAATTGACTCGAGACACTTTGCATtaccggtaaaaaaaaaaaaaacaaattagttTGACTGAACTTTAGTTTTTCCTTGGCATTACTGCTTTTGGTTGGCTTCTTTATGTTAAACGGGGCTCAAACTGGTTGTCATGTCAAATGGTGGTGGATGGTGCCTGGAACAGACGGTCACAAAAGGGGATAGCAGCTCGGGTTATCACAATCGACGAGCCTCACCTTGGAAAATGCTCCCTCTTCACTCTATCAGCGACAGCAGCGGAAGCGATCGCTTGATTGGAAGCAATTCGATgggcaaaacaaaacaacattGTTCACCTTACTGTTTAAACAGGAGCTCTCGAGTTGGTAAATACAGTGCAAAATGTCTCAAGTGCTTACTCATTCCTACGGCCTGTTATTGAAGATGCTTTGTACTTGCTTGGAACttggagagaggaagagaaaagaagggaaagtttaaaaaaattcctttctCGAGAAAATGGCAAAACAAGGTTCTAggaatagtaaaaaaaattccttacttttctctcattttccttcttgatTATTTTCaaactcttctttttcctcACTTTCTATGTTCCAGACAGATTAAGTATTGGTATAATATATACGATGAAtttcgtataaaaaaaatatcactttATTTGCATCATCCCCACTGTTGAAGCAAACACAACCGCTAAGCTTAACAACGTGTTTGGAAGTTGTGGAAAAGAGACTGAAAGAACGAGAAATTAATTAAAGTCGACagcttatgaaaaaattaagaaagaatgTAATGCACTCAATacttgattttgttattttctctttttctagaACCAAATGGGAAAACGAGTCTACCCCTTTTAAAGGTTTTAGaatttggattctaatcattatcttatttctcttcaatcattattctcattttttttctctatttctctctaattattattcctattttcaattattactctatttttttctacACTTATTACctacaaaatccaaatccaaaatcacaAAACGAACAGGGTCGGCTAATGTGTTGctctactaagtacttttagagcatttattttattttatttttatttaaatttttttgcgtTCGTTAATTTTGTGcatcattttttggtttttcgattTGTCGCATCGAGACGAAAcggaaaattagaaaattatgatttttattcaaatattttgaaaaaaccaaaagtcaaaaaaatgacttttttcttttgtgcttaaaattgaatatttttaaaaatatttaaggctccgtttgtttgggcgtaaatttttttccagtaaaatgttttacttattttccggtgtttgattgtgtaaaaaatgaggaaaacattttacttgtaaaatattttgcattaattggatgaaaatgacttacccttaaatcttccgtaagttattttctaaTATGAACCCGCTACCTTCTACAGCAATTCTCATTGCTTAGTTTCCCTCGATCATCAATTCTGACcgacgttcaattccaatactTTCAGATATCTTCACCGTTTAAACCTCCTCTAGATCTTTCTACaatattttattgatttctgaaaatattgatttctgaaaatatcttcaagtgccaaccaaacacttgaaaataaaagtttgaagttcattttctgaaaaaacattttacgaaaaacattttaaattgcagaacattttacatcgaaacagaGCTAAGTAGTAAAATATTTGGGATACTTCCTTCGTGAAATAAAGGCAACCAAGAAGGCGGAGTTCAACAACAGGTATACCCTTTATCCAGCTCGTCACAGCACAGCTTTCCACGGATGAAGATTCTAGCCTCCAGGGCCATAGATTGAGCAATCCCAAGCACAGTGAGTTTTCCTAATCTCCACTCTTCCATCGACAACTATGCTTTCTGCACTTCTTATGAAGATCGTAATATATTCAGCACCGCCACTTGTTTTCCTCCACACCAAGCCATTGTTCCTCAGACCCATTTCCTCAGTCCCACTCATTAGCCTTACAAACTCACTTGGGTTGTATCCACAGACTGATTTGTCTCCTGCAACTTTAACTAAATCCACTGCGTCGAATGGAGAATCCTATGTTGTCTCCTACCTCATAGATTCATGTGGGTTGTCACCAGAAATTGCTATTTCTGCGTCTGAGAAGATAAATTTCAAAACCCCAGAAAGACCAGACTCCGTGCTTAACCTACTAAGTACTCATGGATTTACAAAAACCCAGATTTCCAAGCTTATGGGGAAACGACCGCATCTGCTTTTGGCCAATCCTGAGAAAACCATTCTGCCCAAACTCAAGTTTTTTCAGGCCTTAGGTGTTTCGAGACGTGACCTTGCAAGAATTCTTTCTGGAGCCCCAACCATCTTGGAAAGAAGCTTAGAGAAGCAAATCATACCTTCCTACAATTTCCTAAAGTCTGTGCTTCGGTCAGATAAGAAGGTGGTGTCTGCCATGAAGCGCACGGCATGGGTTTTTTCAGTACATTATACGAGATTTCTTGTTCCAAATCTCGCTATTTTGAGGGAATTTGATGTGCCCGAATCAAGTATTGGGTTGTTATTGGCTCATCACCCTGAGGCTTTAATGCAAAAGCATGAGCAGTTTAAGAAAATCGTCAACATGGTTAAGGAGATGGGGTTTGAACCTTCTAAATCGACATTTGTGCTAGCGGTGCATGCCATTTCAGGGAAGGGTAACAACTCAATTTGGGATCGATGCTATGAATCATATGGGAAGTGGGGTTGGTCAAAGGATGAGATTCTCTCGGCATTCAAGAAGCAACCACATTGTATGGTTCTGTCAGAGACAAAGATTACACGAGTAATGGACTTCCTTGTGAACACGATGGGGTGGCGTTCCAAAGACATTACAAGATATCCTGCAATTATGCTTTTTAGCTTGGAAAAGAGGATTGTCCCGAGGTGCTTGGTCTATCAAGTCTTGTCATCAAAGGGCTTGCTAACGAAAGATTTGAGCTTGAGTACGATATTGACGCCACGGGAGGAGTGTTTCTTGGAGAGGTTTGTGATTAGATATGAGAAGGAAGTTCCTCAACTAATGAAAACGTATCAAGGAAAGGTGGATATTCTGGAGTTATAAATTGAGCGGCGATGGGGTAAAATTTTGGATCAATTTTGCTTTTTCTCAACTCATGGTTGCTAATTTTCAGTGCTTCATTGTTATTCTGAGTTGGAATGATGTCTGTTCTATTGTAGGACTCATGATTTTAACTGTTGTGTACTTTGTGCTCCATGTTTTGGGCTTACTTACCATTTTCCCCTAGTTCAGGGCTTGTGTTAATGTTTAAGTTCtgccttttgttttttatttgtctaCTTCAATTGACATTTCAGTCCTTCTAGAACAAATTTGTTGAACTCATTGCTTCAGTTTGGTTATCTTTAACGGGTTTCAGGTCAAAGATGAGGTCGACACTTCCATAGGCATAGAGTAAGCTATTGAAGTTTTTCTGATTTCTATCGTATTCACTTTGTACTCCATGCTTGCTTGTTTTTGCTATAATGGCTCCTTATCCTAGTggataaatttttgttttcattcaacAATAAATTATTGTGTTGTAGCATTATACCCTGAATTTTTTCCCCTAAAGATGACTTTTTGATGTTTGTCTGGTTGTTCTTTGTTTCCTCTTTATTGGACATGAGTTACCCTGATGCTATTATGCAAAAACATTTTCAGTTTAAGGAAATTGTTAGCGAGGTTAAGGAGATGGGGTTTGACCCTTTGAAGTCGACCTTTGTTCTGGTGGTGCATGCCATTCAGGGAAGAAGGAATAAACCATTTTGGGATCGGTGGTTATGAAGCATATATGACGTGGGGTTTGTCTAATGATGATTACCTCGGAACTCAAGAAGCAACCACACCGTTTGATTCTGAGGCACACGAAGATTAACTGAGAGCAATGGACTTCTTTGTGAACAAGATGGGTTGGCACTCCAAAGACACTACAAGCTGCCCGACGGTTCTGCTTTTTAGCTTGAAGAATAGGTTGCCTTGGGTTCTTATGGAGGATGTGGTAGAAAAAATTTCTCCAGCTGTGACAGTGTTGAGGCAACTTGGGGTGCCTCAGCCCTCTATCGAATCGTTACTCGTTACTATATCGATCTCATTGGATAATGGTTGAAAGCAGAGATAGGTTTGATCAGTTTCGAAGAGAGGTTGTTTAACCCTTTAAAAATATCGTTTAATGTAGTAATTCGTGTAATTTCTTGGACAAGTAAACCAACCTGGGCTCGAAAAGCTGAAGTCTTTAGGAGGTGGGGTTGGTCGGATGATGACGTTCGCTCGTTGCTCAGAAGATACCCCTTATGTATGGCTTTGTCTTTGGAAAAGATCGCGAATGGGATGCATTTTTTTAAGTGAATGAGAAGGGTTTCCAGCCTTCATCGATAGCtggaaatctgatagttcttacTTATGGTTTGGACAAGAGGGTCATTCCCAGATGCTATGTCATCAGAGTTCTGAGGCTGAGAGGATTGATAAAGAAGGATATATGCTTGTAGTGGGCTGAACTGCTGAGCTAAGGTCCCAACCATGTGTCCTTGAGGAGCTTGGCGGGCTATGGGTCACGGAACGTGAAGTGATTGAGTTTGGCCGAACGATTGGTTGTTGCCGGAAGATATCCAACCGACTCTTGTGCTTATGTCTCGGAAGTCTCAAATCACGTTCAGGAATAGCCCGGGCTCCATACCCAAACCGTATGCTTTGGGTATAGCCGATCCGGGTCTGACTTGTCGTACCTGGGTGATTCACAAAAGGTGGTTCACACACATGGGTATAACCATTTTCCAGCCTATGTCATATGTGATGTTAGCTGAACTGCTGAAGTACCTCGCATGCTGAACACGTACATACTTGGAGGGCAAGTTTTGGAGGTTCTATATAAGGGACAAGGATAAACCCTGAAGAGGTACGCTGATCACTCTAACCTTAGTGCTTCCTTACTCTTCTCCTACTTCCATCCTGGTTGACTCCGACTCCAACTCCGACTCCGACTGGTTAGGCACTAATGGTGGGTGTTCATGGCGCAGGTCAGATCCTGTGGAGGAGCCCCAGCCCAAATCCAAGCCAGAGTACCACCGGGTACTACATCGATAAACCAGCACACCACAATGCTCAAGTACTTTTCGTATGTCTGCTGATAAATGCTTCCTA
The sequence above is a segment of the Rhododendron vialii isolate Sample 1 chromosome 13a, ASM3025357v1 genome. Coding sequences within it:
- the LOC131315121 gene encoding transcription termination factor MTERF15, mitochondrial-like codes for the protein MLSALLNVKRVPIQKIVIYSTPLLVFLRTRPLFLRPISSVPLCSLAISRGTDLSPATLTKSTLPKGDSYVVSYLIDSCGLSPENAISASKKLEFETPERPDSVLDLLRTYGFTETQISKLVGKRPRLLVADPEKILLPKLEFFQTLDVSRSDLARILSGSPIIFGRSLENHIIPSYNFLKSVLQSDKKVLSAMKHTSWNVSADYTTFGVPNLAILREFEVPESSIGFLLAHHPEAILKKHEQFKEIVNMVKEMGFEPSKLSFVLAVHAFSGKGNNSIWDRCFESYGKWGWSKDEIFSAFKKQPHCMVLSEKKITRVMDFLVNKMGWHSKDIARYPTTMLFSLEKRIVPRCLVIQVLVSKGLVKKDLSLGSIISRREECFLERFVIRYEKEVPQLLSVYERKVDVLEL
- the LOC131315123 gene encoding transcription termination factor MTERF6, chloroplastic/mitochondrial; protein product: MLSALLMKIVIYSAPPLVFLHTKPLFLRPISSVPLISLTNSLGLYPQTDLSPATLTKSTASNGESYVVSYLIDSCGLSPEIAISASEKINFKTPERPDSVLNLLSTHGFTKTQISKLMGKRPHLLLANPEKTILPKLKFFQALGVSRRDLARILSGAPTILERSLEKQIIPSYNFLKSVLRSDKKVVSAMKRTAWVFSVHYTRFLVPNLAILREFDVPESSIGLLLAHHPEALMQKHEQFKKIVNMVKEMGFEPSKSTFVLAVHAISGKGNNSIWDRCYESYGKWGWSKDEILSAFKKQPHCMVLSETKITRVMDFLVNTMGWRSKDITRYPAIMLFSLEKRIVPRCLVYQVLSSKGLLTKDLSLSTILTPREECFLERFVIRYEKEVPQLMKTYQGKVDILEL